Within the Chlamydiota bacterium genome, the region ACCATTGTTAAAACTAATTCTAAAACGTTTCTGTTTTCTTCTTTTAGCTCTTTTTTTAACCATTACGACCACTTTTTTTTTAATGAAGGCGATTCCAGGAGATCCTTTTCGCACATCTAAAAATACGCCTAAAGAGATCATTGATGCAATGAAAGCGCATTATGGACTCAACGATCCTATTTTAGTGCAATATGTGCGCTATTTAAAAAAAATTGTCACCTTTGATTTGGGGCCTTCTTTTAAATATAAAGCTAGGACTGTCAATGATATGATCAAGGCCGGATTTCCCAAATCTCTTGTTTTAGCGATGGAAGCTTTAACCTTGTCCCTTTGCTTTGGGATTCTGTTTGGAACCATTTCAGCTTTGAAAAAAAATCAATGGCAAGATCGGTTTATCATGGTTTTAGCAGCACTTTTTATTTCTATGCCAAGCTTTATTTTGGCAAGTTTTTTGCAATACATTTTTGCCATGAAATTGGGATGGTTTCCCATTGCTCGTTGGGGGAGCTTTGCGCATTCTGTATTACCTGCAATCTCTCTTGCGGCCATGTCGACATTTTTCATTGCCCGTTTAGTTAAATCCAATATTTCATCACTGATGAAAGAAGACTTTATCACCTTAGCAAAAGCAAAAGGGCTTAGTGAGTGGCGCATTTTAATCTACCATCTTCTGCCCAATGCCATTTTACCTGTCATTGCTTATTTGGGTTTTGATTTTGGCTTGATTTTGACAGGCAGTTTCATCATTGAAAAAATCTTTGGTATTCCGGGTCTTGGTAATGCTCTTGTGATGGCAATTACAAATCGAGACTATACGGTGATTATGGGAATGACGGTTTTTTATAGCGTCCTATTTTTGCTCTCGATTTTTATCTCCGATCTTTTAACAATGCTCTTAGATCCTAAACTTAAAGAGGAAAATATTGGAACAAGACCTATATAAACCCTACATTTATGCTGCCAAAGAAGAACACATAGGTAAGCCCTTTTCCTACCTCAAACATGTACTTTCCCAATTTAGACAAAGTAAACAGGCAGTATTTTGTTTGAGCATTTTGGGATTTTTATTTCTATTATCCATTTTAGGCCCTTGGATTTCTCCCTATACGTACTATGGTATTTCGCTTGAAAGTAGAAATTTATCGCCTTGTTTATCCCATTTTTTAGGTACGGATGATCTTGGCAGGGATTTACTCACACGGCTTTGTTTAGGCATCCGCATTTCTTTATTTGTAGGCGTTGCAGCAGCACTCATTGATTTAGTGATCGGCGTTTGGTATGGAATGATTGCAGCATTTCTTGGTAAACAGTTTGATCAATGGATGATGCGTTTTTGCGATATTTTAGACACGATTCCTTTTTTCCTTATTGTGATTTCTTTGATGGTAGTCATAGGCCCTGGACTCTCAACCATTATTCTTGCGATGTGTTTAACCTCATGGATCCCTATGG harbors:
- the oppC gene encoding Oligopeptide transport system permease protein OppC; protein product: MEQDLYKPYIYAAKEEHIGKPFSYLKHVLSQFRQSKQAVFCLSILGFLFLLSILGPWISPYTYYGISLESRNLSPCLSHFLGTDDLGRDLLTRLCLGIRISLFVGVAAALIDLVIGVWYGMIAAFLGKQFDQWMMRFCDILDTIPFFLIVISLMVVIGPGLSTIILAMCLTSWIPMARIVRTQILATKSKEYVHAAQTLGAGFFRILVRYLFPSAISPMIVTMTLTIPTAIFTEAILSFLGLGVQIPIASLGTLASDGLSSLRYYPWRLFFPAGMICLIIFAFNQIADALKDALDPKT
- the oppB gene encoding Oligopeptide transport system permease protein OppB; this translates as MKAIPGDPFRTSKNTPKEIIDAMKAHYGLNDPILVQYVRYLKKIVTFDLGPSFKYKARTVNDMIKAGFPKSLVLAMEALTLSLCFGILFGTISALKKNQWQDRFIMVLAALFISMPSFILASFLQYIFAMKLGWFPIARWGSFAHSVLPAISLAAMSTFFIARLVKSNISSLMKEDFITLAKAKGLSEWRILIYHLLPNAILPVIAYLGFDFGLILTGSFIIEKIFGIPGLGNALVMAITNRDYTVIMGMTVFYSVLFLLSIFISDLLTMLLDPKLKEENIGTRPI